In a single window of the Rhodothermales bacterium genome:
- a CDS encoding inositol-3-phosphate synthase has protein sequence MPNTLPAHDGKLLVLLPGMGAVATTFIAGVEAVRRGTAQPFGSLSQMQTIRLGKRSENRNPLIRDFLPLAPLDDLVFAGWDPIPDDVYDAAVRAGVLDDRDLAEMADFLHGIEPMTAAFDQQYVKRLDGTHVKQGETKWDLAEQLRADIRAKKEETGATRAVMVWCGSTEVYLSPAPCHMSPEAFEQGMKDNDPAIAPSQLYAYAAIMEDVPYANGAPNLSADFPALEQLAEQRGVPITGKDFKTGQTMMKTILAPGLKARMLGVNGWFSTNILGNRDGEILDDVDSFRSKEVTKAGVLDTIFQPETYPSLYGDLYHKVRINYYPPHGDAKEGWDNIDIFGWLGYKMQIKVNFLCRDSILAAPIVLDLALFLDLAGRAGRSGIQEWLSFYFKSPHTPSGHVQEHDLFIQHFRLKNTLRVMGGEEPITHLSEHFEEHTEIEEAE, from the coding sequence GTGCCCAACACCCTCCCCGCCCACGACGGCAAACTCCTCGTCCTCCTCCCCGGAATGGGCGCCGTCGCCACCACGTTCATCGCCGGCGTCGAAGCCGTGCGGCGTGGCACCGCGCAGCCCTTCGGCTCGCTCTCGCAGATGCAGACGATCCGCCTCGGCAAGCGCTCCGAGAACCGGAACCCGCTCATCCGCGACTTCCTCCCCCTCGCCCCGCTCGACGACCTCGTCTTCGCTGGGTGGGACCCGATCCCGGACGACGTGTACGACGCCGCCGTGCGCGCCGGCGTGCTCGACGACCGCGACCTCGCCGAGATGGCGGACTTCCTCCACGGCATCGAGCCGATGACCGCGGCGTTCGACCAGCAGTACGTCAAGCGGCTCGACGGTACGCACGTCAAGCAGGGCGAGACGAAGTGGGACCTCGCCGAGCAGCTCCGCGCCGACATCCGGGCGAAGAAAGAGGAGACCGGTGCCACGCGCGCCGTGATGGTGTGGTGCGGCTCGACGGAGGTCTACCTCTCCCCCGCTCCCTGCCACATGAGCCCCGAGGCCTTCGAGCAGGGCATGAAGGACAACGACCCGGCGATCGCGCCGAGCCAGCTCTACGCCTACGCCGCGATCATGGAGGACGTGCCGTACGCGAACGGCGCCCCCAACCTTTCGGCCGATTTCCCCGCGCTCGAACAGCTCGCGGAGCAGCGCGGCGTGCCGATCACGGGCAAGGACTTCAAGACCGGGCAGACGATGATGAAGACGATCCTCGCCCCCGGCCTCAAAGCCCGCATGCTCGGCGTCAACGGCTGGTTCTCGACCAACATCCTCGGCAACCGCGATGGCGAAATCCTCGACGACGTGGACTCGTTCCGCTCCAAAGAGGTCACGAAGGCCGGCGTGCTCGACACCATCTTCCAGCCCGAAACCTACCCCTCGCTCTACGGCGACCTCTACCACAAAGTCCGCATCAACTACTACCCGCCGCACGGCGACGCGAAGGAGGGCTGGGACAACATCGACATCTTCGGCTGGCTCGGCTACAAGATGCAGATCAAGGTCAACTTCCTCTGCCGCGACTCGATCCTCGCCGCGCCGATCGTGCTCGACCTCGCGCTCTTCCTCGACCTCGCGGGTCGCGCCGGCCGCTCGGGCATCCAAGAGTGGCTCTCGTTCTACTTCAAGAGCCCGCACACGCCCTCCGGCCACGTGCAGGAGCACGACCTCTTCATCCAGCACTTCCGGCTGAAGAACACGCTCCGCGTGATGGGCGGCGAAGAGCCGATCACCCACCTCTCCGAGCACTTCGAGGAGCACACCGAGATTGAGGAAGCAGAGTGA
- a CDS encoding oligosaccharide flippase family protein, with the protein MSIEKELQRGALVNFLGIAGKIAGPAFLLVVTRLYGAEVFGVYVSAAALVEIAVALLTSGFRDAAVRYVARYAEEDREKLYDALANAFGFSLGGALVIVAGAQALGAPALQATYDFGAELAPAVRVMALVLPLMAFERVVLAATQGLRIMRYDAFIAGGLKPLTLFGAAFLIHSTLPTVEGLVIAWVLSQVLSGLAAIGIYGREFEWRPLGRALRRFRLNRELLGFALPQNLNMTLNRFLTGIDVLMLGALGASAAAVGVYGAGSGVVRELRQVKLAFSGALAPQISRLYAQGDLATLGRVYSSTARWTATLAVPAILLVATLHADLLRIFYPGYDGTVAFMLWLLPVPYLINGFGLAGNVVVMTGHSRLNLINSATIGVVNVGMNFVLIPRFGMAGAAAASALGALALAALEVTQASRIVGVPMQLREVYRPHVAGLVGLGVVLAAGSALPFNDLAPAARIGIGLASVAAYGLVLWALPGRAGPPVGPPPAAEPAAEP; encoded by the coding sequence ATGAGCATCGAGAAGGAGCTCCAGCGGGGCGCGCTCGTCAACTTCCTCGGGATCGCGGGGAAGATCGCGGGCCCGGCGTTTCTCCTCGTCGTTACACGGCTCTACGGGGCCGAGGTGTTTGGGGTGTACGTATCGGCGGCGGCGCTCGTCGAGATCGCCGTGGCGCTGCTGACGTCGGGCTTCCGCGATGCGGCGGTGCGCTACGTCGCACGCTACGCGGAAGAGGATCGAGAGAAGCTATACGACGCCCTCGCGAACGCGTTTGGTTTCAGCCTGGGCGGCGCGCTCGTGATCGTGGCCGGGGCGCAGGCGCTGGGGGCTCCGGCTCTCCAGGCTACGTACGACTTCGGGGCCGAGCTCGCACCAGCCGTGCGCGTGATGGCCCTCGTGCTGCCCCTGATGGCCTTCGAGCGCGTCGTGCTCGCCGCTACGCAGGGGCTCCGCATCATGCGGTACGACGCGTTCATCGCCGGCGGGCTCAAGCCGCTCACCCTTTTCGGCGCGGCCTTCCTGATCCACAGCACGCTGCCGACCGTCGAGGGGCTTGTGATCGCGTGGGTGCTGTCGCAGGTGCTGTCCGGCCTCGCAGCGATCGGGATCTACGGGCGAGAGTTCGAATGGCGCCCGCTCGGCCGCGCGCTCCGGCGCTTCCGGCTCAACCGCGAACTGCTGGGGTTCGCCCTCCCGCAAAATCTGAACATGACGCTGAACCGATTCCTGACCGGGATCGACGTGCTGATGCTCGGCGCGCTCGGGGCGAGCGCGGCCGCTGTCGGGGTGTATGGGGCGGGATCGGGCGTTGTCCGCGAACTCCGGCAGGTCAAGCTCGCGTTCTCCGGGGCGCTCGCCCCACAGATCTCACGGCTCTATGCGCAGGGCGATCTAGCGACGTTGGGTCGTGTCTACTCCTCGACGGCGCGGTGGACCGCCACGCTCGCCGTCCCGGCCATCCTCCTCGTCGCCACGCTTCACGCGGATCTCCTCCGCATCTTTTACCCCGGCTACGACGGGACGGTGGCGTTCATGCTGTGGTTGCTACCCGTTCCGTACCTCATCAACGGGTTCGGGCTGGCGGGGAACGTGGTCGTGATGACGGGGCACTCCCGGCTCAACCTGATCAACAGCGCCACGATCGGCGTCGTGAACGTAGGGATGAACTTCGTCCTCATCCCCCGTTTCGGGATGGCTGGGGCGGCGGCGGCCTCGGCGCTCGGTGCCCTCGCGCTCGCCGCCTTAGAGGTCACGCAGGCCAGCCGGATCGTCGGCGTGCCGATGCAACTCCGCGAGGTGTATCGTCCCCATGTGGCCGGGCTCGTTGGGCTCGGCGTGGTGCTCGCGGCTGGGTCTGCGCTGCCTTTCAACGATCTCGCACCGGCTGCGCGGATCGGAATCGGGCTAGCGAGCGTGGCGGCCTATGGCCTCGTGCTGTGGGCGCTGCCGGGCCGGGCCGGGCCGCCCGTCGGCCCGCCGCCTGCGGCGGAGCCGGCCGCCGAGCCGTGA
- a CDS encoding CDP-glycerol glycerophosphotransferase family protein gives MNVLVWATTFGADLWSLARYLDQRPDCTVRVVLDDPATFRREGVAHLFPLDRTKLIKRRPWHRFVGVPGFRPDITVMDNRVPLRAPSPAGLMLWHGFGWRGPNNADGDFAWLHHSIRSAFGDARVPNPRFRWQCFGPWDLGHRTAVSGFAPENCRLIGAVSHDDLRIPLDRALAQPFYPFDLKRKTVLLAPTWHYGEVFAHWGTDADLFDRLLAHLHRREANVILRLHDSFRFPRPYRRFLDDLARRYPNVLLKFKDRHPDNFLDLQVADVLVTNFSSIANLFYATLRPTVHVYPVASADEAFMERQYTVFGVREKPVESARFIWKLPPEDNGGLLAHDFDEMMTQIDRGLDEPDCCRDRAQDFLDRHMLGADGGNAERAWAVMQEVVTTAQAAR, from the coding sequence ATGAACGTCCTCGTCTGGGCCACGACCTTCGGTGCCGACCTCTGGAGCCTCGCCCGATACCTCGACCAGCGGCCCGACTGCACCGTCCGCGTCGTCCTCGACGACCCGGCGACGTTCCGGCGCGAAGGCGTGGCGCACCTCTTCCCACTCGACCGTACGAAGCTCATCAAGCGGCGTCCGTGGCACCGATTCGTCGGGGTGCCGGGGTTCCGGCCAGACATCACGGTGATGGATAACCGCGTGCCGCTGCGTGCGCCCTCCCCCGCCGGGCTGATGCTGTGGCACGGCTTCGGCTGGCGCGGCCCGAACAACGCCGACGGGGACTTCGCATGGCTCCACCACTCCATCCGCTCGGCCTTCGGCGATGCGCGCGTTCCGAACCCGCGCTTCCGCTGGCAGTGCTTCGGGCCGTGGGATCTGGGGCACCGCACGGCCGTCAGCGGCTTCGCGCCCGAGAACTGCCGGCTCATCGGCGCCGTCAGCCATGACGACCTCCGCATCCCGCTCGACCGCGCGCTCGCGCAGCCGTTTTACCCCTTCGATCTGAAGCGCAAAACGGTCCTCCTCGCGCCGACGTGGCACTACGGCGAGGTCTTCGCCCACTGGGGCACCGACGCCGACCTCTTCGACCGTCTGCTCGCCCACCTCCACCGCCGCGAAGCGAACGTCATCCTCCGCCTCCACGACTCGTTCCGCTTCCCCCGTCCGTACCGTCGGTTTCTGGACGACCTCGCGCGGCGCTATCCGAACGTCCTCCTCAAGTTCAAAGACCGTCATCCCGACAACTTCCTCGACCTGCAGGTCGCCGACGTGCTCGTCACCAACTTCTCGTCGATCGCGAACCTGTTCTACGCCACGCTACGGCCGACCGTCCACGTCTACCCCGTCGCGAGCGCAGACGAAGCGTTCATGGAGCGGCAGTACACCGTGTTCGGCGTCCGCGAGAAGCCCGTCGAATCTGCCCGTTTCATCTGGAAGCTGCCGCCGGAGGACAACGGCGGCCTCCTCGCCCACGACTTCGACGAGATGATGACGCAGATCGACCGGGGGCTCGACGAGCCGGACTGCTGCCGCGACCGCGCGCAGGACTTCCTCGACCGGCACATGCTCGGCGCAGACGGAGGGAATGCCGAGCGCGCGTGGGCCGTGATGCAAGAGGTGGTGACCACGGCACAGGCCGCCCGGTAA
- a CDS encoding NTP transferase domain-containing protein: MTAGAGRTAVVLAAGFGSRLAGTSDATALKPLTPVAGVPLLLRTFRSLEAAGCDRIVVVVGHGADEVREAAESVYEGGADVRFVVNERYDLANGVSVLAARDEVDGDFLLTMADHVFSDDVMRLAGAHTPPAHGATLLVDYDIAGVFDLDDATKVRERDGHIISIGKQITDYNCIDTGLFVCSPALMTALAEVYAERGDASLSDGIQRFAAAGRMSVLDIGDGFWQDVDTPEMLAEAERRLRAVEG, encoded by the coding sequence GTGACGGCCGGAGCGGGACGCACCGCCGTCGTCCTCGCCGCGGGCTTCGGCTCGCGGCTGGCGGGGACGAGCGATGCGACAGCACTCAAGCCGCTGACGCCCGTCGCCGGCGTCCCGCTCCTGCTCCGTACGTTCCGCAGCCTCGAAGCCGCGGGCTGCGACCGGATCGTCGTCGTCGTCGGGCACGGGGCAGACGAGGTGCGGGAGGCCGCCGAGTCCGTGTATGAAGGCGGCGCCGACGTGCGCTTCGTCGTCAACGAGCGCTACGACCTCGCAAATGGCGTCTCCGTCCTCGCCGCGCGTGACGAGGTGGACGGAGACTTCCTCCTCACGATGGCCGACCACGTCTTCAGCGACGACGTGATGCGGCTCGCGGGGGCGCACACGCCGCCCGCGCACGGCGCGACCCTCCTCGTGGACTACGACATCGCCGGCGTCTTCGACCTCGACGACGCGACGAAGGTGCGCGAACGAGACGGCCACATCATCTCCATCGGCAAGCAGATCACCGACTACAACTGCATCGACACCGGTCTCTTCGTTTGCTCCCCCGCGCTGATGACCGCACTCGCCGAGGTTTACGCCGAGCGCGGCGACGCCTCGCTCTCCGACGGGATCCAGCGTTTCGCCGCTGCCGGCCGGATGAGCGTACTCGACATCGGCGACGGCTTCTGGCAGGATGTGGACACCCCCGAGATGCTCGCCGAGGCAGAACGTCGACTCCGTGCGGTCGAGGGGTAG
- a CDS encoding glycosyltransferase: MAVPPTPFALFSTSFLPYSQTFVHDEVCAHTRYVADVFCKERLNADRFPYDPARIHTPGGPVQSGLYERLGTWPPFHRHFEQHDYALIHAHFGTGAVYALPYARRHKLPLVVTFHGNDVAALLGSQRYEPRRWRYVLRAPSIFQQADLMLAVSLELQELLADLSGRPQAVKLHHLGIDLTKFDGGGERSVGPPHVVMVGRFTEKKGLIYGLRAFAEARRQGRAARLTVAGGGELKSMLHRFVAEAGLGADVDFPGVLAAAEVAALMRTADVLMAPSVVARDHDREGSPITIREASASELPVLSTVHAGIPQLVEDGETGFLVPERNVPALADRLIALLDDAELRRAMGKAGRAKMEREFDLHKQVAELEAHYDAVRR, encoded by the coding sequence ATGGCCGTCCCTCCCACGCCGTTCGCCCTTTTTTCGACCTCGTTCCTCCCGTACTCGCAGACGTTCGTCCACGACGAGGTCTGCGCGCACACGCGCTACGTCGCTGACGTCTTCTGTAAGGAGCGGCTGAACGCGGATCGCTTCCCGTACGACCCCGCGCGCATCCACACGCCCGGCGGGCCGGTCCAAAGCGGGCTTTACGAGCGGCTCGGGACGTGGCCGCCCTTCCACCGCCACTTCGAACAGCACGACTACGCGCTGATCCACGCCCACTTCGGTACCGGCGCCGTCTATGCGCTGCCCTACGCGCGGAGGCACAAGCTCCCCCTCGTCGTAACGTTCCACGGGAACGATGTGGCCGCGCTCCTCGGGAGCCAACGCTACGAGCCCCGGCGCTGGCGCTACGTGCTCCGCGCGCCCTCCATCTTCCAGCAGGCCGATCTCATGCTCGCCGTCAGCCTGGAGTTGCAGGAGTTGCTCGCCGACCTCAGCGGTCGGCCTCAGGCTGTGAAGCTGCACCACCTCGGCATCGACCTCACGAAGTTCGACGGGGGGGGTGAGCGGAGCGTTGGTCCGCCTCACGTCGTGATGGTCGGGCGGTTCACCGAGAAGAAGGGGTTGATCTACGGCCTCCGCGCGTTCGCCGAAGCGCGCCGCCAGGGGCGCGCGGCGCGTCTGACGGTCGCGGGCGGGGGCGAGTTGAAATCCATGCTGCACCGATTCGTCGCGGAGGCGGGCTTGGGAGCAGACGTCGATTTTCCCGGGGTGCTCGCGGCGGCGGAGGTCGCCGCCCTCATGCGAACGGCCGATGTGCTGATGGCACCGAGCGTCGTCGCACGCGATCACGACCGCGAGGGGAGCCCGATCACGATTCGGGAGGCGAGCGCGTCCGAGCTCCCCGTGCTGAGCACCGTCCACGCCGGCATCCCCCAACTCGTCGAGGACGGCGAGACCGGGTTCCTCGTGCCCGAACGCAACGTACCCGCCCTCGCCGACCGGCTCATCGCCCTCCTCGACGATGCCGAGCTTCGTCGTGCGATGGGCAAGGCGGGGCGTGCGAAGATGGAGCGCGAGTTTGACCTCCACAAGCAGGTGGCGGAACTGGAAGCGCACTACGACGCCGTCCGGCGCTGA